In the Gammaproteobacteria bacterium genome, CATCGAGTCCGCCGCGGCCCTGGCCCGCACCACCGCCACGCCGGTGATCGCGGGCGGCGGCGTGGCGACCCTGGAGGACGTGCGCGCGCTGTGCAAGGCAGCGGGCGAGGACCTCTACGGGGTCATCGTTTGCGAGGCGCTGCACGACGGACTCGACTTCGCCGCCGCCCAGAAGCTGGCGGACTCGCTGACGAAAGGCTGATTTCAGGCCTTTATTCCACGATCTTCGTTATTCCCGGGCCTCTCCCCGGCCCGGCCGCGGAGTAAAATACGCCATCCCAAGACAACCCTTACCGGTCCGCCCATGGAATTCAGCTTCGGCAAACTCCTGCTGCTCCTCATCATCATCGTGCTGGTGTTTGGCACCAGCAAGCTCCCCAGGATCGGCGAGGATCTGGGCAAGGCGATGCGCAGCTTCAAGAAGGCGATGCACGAGGGCGACGACTCTGCCGGCGGCAACGCCGGCAAGAACGACAAGCACTGAGCCCCGCGCACCCGACCGAATCCCATGTTGGAAGGCAGCTTCTGGGAGCTCTCCCTCATCTTCCTGATCGCGCTGGTGGTGTTCGGGCCGGAGCGCCTGCCGGGCCTGGCCCGCAGCGTCGGCCTGTGGGTGGGCCGCGCCCGCGCCACGCTGCGCAACCTCAACGAGCAGATCGAGCGTGAGCTGGCCGCGGAAGAGATGCGCAAAGCGGCGTCCGCCGCGCGCGAGAGCCTCAACGAGGCCGTGAAGCCGCCCTCCGACTCCGGCGGCAAGTCCGGTGACGGCAAATGACTGAAGAGGCCGGCGACTCGCTGGTCAGCCCCAAGCTGATCACGCATCTCCTGGAGCTGCGCCGTCGCCTGTTGAACTCCGCCTTGGCCCTGTTCTTGATCTTCTTCTGCCTGTTCCCGTTTCAGAACCAGGTGTTCGCCTGGGTGGCACGTCCCATGCTGCAGCGCCTGCCCGCCGGCAGCAGCATGATCGCGACCGGCGTCGCGTCGCCGTTCATGACGCCCATGAAGCTCTCGCTGGTGGTGGCCCTGTTCCTCGCGGTGCCCGTGTTCCTCTACCACCTGTGGCGCTTCATCTCGCCGGCGCTGTACCAGCGCGAGCGGCGCATGTTCCTGCCACTGCTCGTCTCCAGCGTGGTGCTGTTCTATTCAGGCGTGGCCTTCGCCTACTTCGTGCTGTTCCCGGTGGCGTTCGCCTTCCTCAACACCGCTGCGCCCGAGGGCGTGCGGGTGATGACCGACATCAATGCCTACCTCGACTTCGTGCTCACCATCTTCTTCGCCTTCGGCGTCGCCTTCGAGGTGCCGGTGGCGATCGTGCTGATGGTGTGGGCCGGCTTCAGCTCGCCTGGGCGCCTCAGGAAGATGCGGCCCTACGCGCTGGTGGGCGCGTTCTTCGTGGGCTTCCTGCTGGCGCCGCCGGACGTGGTGTCCATGACGCTCCTGGCGGTGCCGGTGTACCTCCTCTACGAGCTCGGCATGGTGATGGCCCGCATCCTTGTGCCGGGCTCCCGCGAGGTGGACGCCCAGCGCGAGGGGGACCGCCCGGCGTGAGCGATCTGCGCGTGCGTCCCGCCGAGCATGAGGACGCCGCCGCGGTGGCCGTGCTCGTGACCCAGCTTGGCTATCCCAGCGCCACCGCCGAGGTGGAGGCGCGCTTCGCGCGCCTGCGCCTCAACCCCGACGTGCGCGCCTTTGTGGCCGAGCGGGAGGGCCGCGTGGTGGGGGTGGTGGGGCTCATGGCGTTCCCGGCTTTCCACAGGGATGGCCTGCACGGCTACGTCACCGCGCTGGTGGTGGATGAGAAGGAGCGTGGTGGCGGCATCGGCGCGGCGCTGATGGTGCAGGCCGAGGCCTGGTTCGCGGAGCGGGGTGTCAAGCGCGTGAACCTCACCACCGCCCTTCACCGGGAAGATGCCCATGTCTTCTACGAGAAACGGGGCTACACCTACACCGGAAAAAGATACACAAAGATCCTCTAGTTTCTTCTCTTCGAGCGCCTAGCCCCAGCTTCGCTCGCGACGCTTCTGCCCAGCCCCTTGTTGACGCAGACCCCGTAAAACAGTGATGCTCCGGCATCACCCAATCGTTGGGTAGGGGATATCCATGGCCAAGACCGCCGCATCGCAGCAGGGTCGCACGTTCCTGGGCCACCCGCTCGGGCTGATGAACCTGTTCTTCACCGAGGCCTTCGAGCGCTTCAGCTATTACGGCCTGCGGGCCATGCTGATCCTGTACCTGGGCGATGCGGTCATCAACCACCGCGGCGGTCTGGGACTCGACGACAAGCAGGCGGCCGGCATCTACGCCCTGTACGTCGGGTTCGTCTATCTCCTGTCGCTGCCCGGCGGCTGGATCGCGGACCGCCTCATCGGCCAGCAGCGCGCCGTGTTCTACGGCGCCATCATCATCGCCTGCGGCCAGTTCGCCCTGGCGGTCCCCTCGGGCGGCCTGCCCGGCGCCTGTCTCGGCCTCGTGCTCATCGTGCTGGGGACGGGCCTGCTCAAGCCCAACGTCAGCGTGATCGTGGGCCAGCTCTACCCCGAGGGCGGCGTGCGCCGCGACGCGGGCTTCTCCATCTTCTATTCCGGCATCAACCTCGGCGCCTTCGTGGCGCC is a window encoding:
- a CDS encoding twin-arginine translocase TatA/TatE family subunit, which translates into the protein MEFSFGKLLLLLIIIVLVFGTSKLPRIGEDLGKAMRSFKKAMHEGDDSAGGNAGKNDKH
- the tatB gene encoding Sec-independent protein translocase protein TatB, which encodes MLEGSFWELSLIFLIALVVFGPERLPGLARSVGLWVGRARATLRNLNEQIERELAAEEMRKAASAARESLNEAVKPPSDSGGKSGDGK
- the tatC gene encoding twin-arginine translocase subunit TatC, with amino-acid sequence MTEEAGDSLVSPKLITHLLELRRRLLNSALALFLIFFCLFPFQNQVFAWVARPMLQRLPAGSSMIATGVASPFMTPMKLSLVVALFLAVPVFLYHLWRFISPALYQRERRMFLPLLVSSVVLFYSGVAFAYFVLFPVAFAFLNTAAPEGVRVMTDINAYLDFVLTIFFAFGVAFEVPVAIVLMVWAGFSSPGRLRKMRPYALVGAFFVGFLLAPPDVVSMTLLAVPVYLLYELGMVMARILVPGSREVDAQREGDRPA
- a CDS encoding GNAT family N-acetyltransferase, which codes for MSDLRVRPAEHEDAAAVAVLVTQLGYPSATAEVEARFARLRLNPDVRAFVAEREGRVVGVVGLMAFPAFHRDGLHGYVTALVVDEKERGGGIGAALMVQAEAWFAERGVKRVNLTTALHREDAHVFYEKRGYTYTGKRYTKIL